Proteins found in one Neofelis nebulosa isolate mNeoNeb1 chromosome 3, mNeoNeb1.pri, whole genome shotgun sequence genomic segment:
- the NAP1L5 gene encoding nucleosome assembly protein 1-like 5, protein MADSENQGPAEASQAAAAAAAAAAAAAAAAEAAAAEEVMAEGGAQGGDCDSAAGDSDRAAGQTAEEPQTPAENAPKPKNDFIESLPNSVKCRVLALKKLQKRCDKIEAKFDKEFQALEKKYNDIYKPLLAKIQELTGEMEGCAWTLEGEEEDDDEEEYEDEEEGEEEEEEEEEAAAEAAAEAAAAKDEGPHSAVSDDAKK, encoded by the coding sequence ATGGCCGACTCGGAAAACCAGGGACCTGCGGAGGCAAGccaggcggcggcggcagcggcggcggcggcggcggcggcggcagcggcagcggagGCGGCCGCAGCGGAGGAGGTAATGGCGGAAGGCGGTGCGCAGGGGGGAGACTGTGACAGCGCGGCTGGCGACTCCGACAGAGCGGCTGGTCAGACGGCCGAGGAGCCCCAGACCCCAGCAGAGAATGCACCAAAGCCGAAAAATGACTTTATCGAGAGCCTGCCTAATTCGGTGAAATGCCGAGTCCTGGCCCTTAAAAAGCTGCAGAAACGATGCGATAAGATAGAAGCCAAATTTGATAAGGAATTTCAGGCTCTGGAAAAAAAGTATAACGACATCTATAAGCCCCTACTTGCCAAGATCCAAGAGCTCACTGGTGAGATGGAGGGATGTGCATGGACCttagaaggggaggaggaggacgacgacgAGGAAGAGTAcgaggatgaggaggagggggaagaggaggaggaggaggaggaggaagctgcGGCAGAGGCTGCTGCGGAGGCGGCCGCTGCCAAAGATGAGGGTCCCCATTCTGCGGTGTCTGATGACGCCAAGAAATAA